The uncultured Eubacteriales bacterium region CTCCGGCGGCCCTTCCTCCACAATATAGCCCCTGTCCATAAAGATCGTCCTCGTGGAGACATCTCGGGCAAAGGCCATCTCATGGGTCACCACGATCATGGTCAGCCCTTCGGCCGCTAGAGTACGCATGACCTGCAGCACCTCGCCCACCATCTCAGGGTCCAGTGCGGAGGTGGGCTCGTCAAAGAGGATGACCTCCGGCTCCATGGCAAGGGCCCGGGCGATGGCCACCCGCTGCTTCATACCGCCGGAGAGCTGGTGGGGCTTCGCCTTCATGTAGGGTGCCATGCCAACCTTGATCAGATACCGGGTACACACATCGGCGGCGTATTCCTTGCCCATATGGTTGACCAGGCGTACCCCCGACATACAGTTTTCCAGAACAGTCATATTGCTGAACAGATTGAAGTTCTGAAACACCATGCCCACCTTTACCCGGAAACTGTTCAATGCCGCTGTTTCGCGGGGAACCACGTCCCCGTGATAGAGGACTTGGCCCGATGTGGGGGCCTCCAGGTGGTTGATACACCGCAAAAGGGTGGATTTCCCTGAACCGGAGGAACCGATTACGGTGACCACATCGCCCTGATTCAGATCAAAGGTGATATCCTCCAGCACAACGTGCTCTCCGAATCTTTTTTTGAGATTCCTTACGCCAATTACCGGGCCGTCACAAAGGGCGACCATATTCGTTGTTTTCTTGTTTGTCATTTGCTTCACCCCTCATTTTCTTTGGCCAGCACAAACTGCTCGGTAGAAATGATCTCGTAACTGCTGTTTCCGGCCAGATGGTTTTCCAGCAACTGCAGCAGGAAATTAAACACCAGTGTCAGCGTTAAATAGACCATGGCCGTAATGGTATATGCCTCAAACATACGGAAGTAGGTGCCTGCCACGACCTTGGTTATATAGAACAGTTCTGTGACGGAAATTACATTGAGCACCGAGGTGTCCTTGATATTGGCCACGAAGGTGTTTCCGATTTGTGGGGCGATGATGCGAAAGGTCTGAGGCAGGATAATATGCGCCATCATGGTGATGTAGTTCATCCCTAGTGCCTGCGCGCCCTCGATCTGGCCCAAGTCGATGGAGTTGATGCCCCCACGGACGGTCTCTGCCATATAGGCACCGCTGTTAAGGGTAATGACGAGAATGGCCGCCTTGAATGCGCCGATGTTTACCCCAAAGCCTTGGGCGATGCCGTAATAGATGACCATGGCCTGGACGATCATCGGTGTCCCCCGGAAAACGGTAACATATACCTTGCTGATGAGCCAGGGAATCAGTAGCAGGATCCTTTTTACCATACTCATATCCTTTTGAAAGTTCACCGACTGGATGACCCCCATAACAAAGCCTAAACAGCAACCTAAAAGCGTACCAGAGATGGAGGTCACAAGAGTAGTCAGCAAGCCTTGCAGGTATGAGCTGTGGTACTGTTGGATCAGGAAAAAAATCCATTCGAAAAAATTAGTCGGCATACGGCATTCCCTCTTTTCGGATATTTTAAAAATCAACAAAGGCGTTGGAAATTTAAAATTTCCAACGCCTTTGTTTGAAACGATTAAAATGAAAGATAAATAATTCCAAATTTCATTTAATCTGCAGTAATTAAATTTTCTTAATTATAATTATAATGAAAATGGAAGTCAACAAATTTTAAAATTCATTTACGATTTTTGTCGGAAGTCAGAAAAGTTCGCCTGCACTTCTTTTGAATTTTGCTGATTGCTACAAAAATAATTTTATTATAAGTGCCGTAATATCCTTTGCTTTCGATGATAGTGGCAAATAAATGCAACTGTGCACATTTCCTCACTCATATGTTCGTCCGCCGGTAAAAAATAAAACTTGAAGCTTTCCCCGCCCCCTTCTGGCACTCCACTCCTTGTGAAGAACCAGAAGGGTATCAGGGCATAAAAAATAGCCTCAGCAAGAATTTTCATTCTCACTCAGGCTTGCGGAATTTGAACATAATCTCTATCTGCTTGTTTTCATGGATCAGAACCTTCTCAACCAACACGGTCAGAACCTTGCGGTCAAGCGTTTCAAAGTGAACCACCGCCTTTAATTGCTGCCAGATTTGCTCTTGTACATCCTCCTGCTCCAAATAGGCCGTTAGTTCCTTGATCGTCTGTTCCAGCCGTTCGCGTTCCTCCCGGGC contains the following coding sequences:
- the hisP gene encoding histidine/lysine/arginine/ornithine transporter subunit; ATP-binding component of ABC superfamily (Evidence 2a : Function of homologous gene experimentally demonstrated in an other organism; PubMedId : 10373434, 3313284; Product type t : transporter) translates to MTNKKTTNMVALCDGPVIGVRNLKKRFGEHVVLEDITFDLNQGDVVTVIGSSGSGKSTLLRCINHLEAPTSGQVLYHGDVVPRETAALNSFRVKVGMVFQNFNLFSNMTVLENCMSGVRLVNHMGKEYAADVCTRYLIKVGMAPYMKAKPHQLSGGMKQRVAIARALAMEPEVILFDEPTSALDPEMVGEVLQVMRTLAAEGLTMIVVTHEMAFARDVSTRTIFMDRGYIVEEGPPEQLFNAPTQERTKLFLSRFISG
- a CDS encoding hypothetical protein (Evidence 5 : No homology to any previously reported sequences) yields the protein MRMKILAEAIFYALIPFWFFTRSGVPEGGGESFKFYFLPADEHMSEEMCTVAFICHYHRKQRILRHL
- a CDS encoding conserved membrane hypothetical protein (Evidence 4 : Homologs of previously reported genes of unknown function), with the translated sequence MPTNFFEWIFFLIQQYHSSYLQGLLTTLVTSISGTLLGCCLGFVMGVIQSVNFQKDMSMVKRILLLIPWLISKVYVTVFRGTPMIVQAMVIYYGIAQGFGVNIGAFKAAILVITLNSGAYMAETVRGGINSIDLGQIEGAQALGMNYITMMAHIILPQTFRIIAPQIGNTFVANIKDTSVLNVISVTELFYITKVVAGTYFRMFEAYTITAMVYLTLTLVFNFLLQLLENHLAGNSSYEIISTEQFVLAKENEG